From the Onychomys torridus unplaced genomic scaffold, mOncTor1.1, whole genome shotgun sequence genome, one window contains:
- the LOC118576060 gene encoding zinc finger RNA-binding protein 2-like, which produces MAASSSSSGLAQGARPSSSTQPSSAFPFPAAGASYAMQSTPGTESTASRALAPATQPPAPRGGVPVGYGCSQPRASQDSTPNSQPQGPVPMATAASTHQ; this is translated from the exons ATGGCGGCCAGCAGCAGCTCTTCCGGCCTCGCGCAGGGCGCCCGCCCGTCGTCCAG CACCCAACCATCCTCGGCTTTCCCCTTCCCAGCTGCTGGGGCCAGCTACGCCATGCAGTCCACCCCTGGGACGGAGAGCACCGCCAGCCGGGCCCTGGCCCCTGCCACCCAGCCGCCTGCACCCAGAGGAGGAGTCCCAGTGGGGTATGGCTGCTCCCAGCCCCGCGCCAGCCAGGACTCCACACCCAACAGCCAGCCCCAGGGCCCTGTCCCCATGGCCACTGCTGCATCCACCCACCAG